A single Apium graveolens cultivar Ventura unplaced genomic scaffold, ASM990537v1 ctg2172, whole genome shotgun sequence DNA region contains:
- the LOC141700334 gene encoding uncharacterized protein LOC141700334: protein MTTRNLLQDGEGHSERNEEISNTFSVLREEHHVPRVPWFRTEQYTPPIIDNPNDIYADEDLDKGELGEGMCYRDKAKLLGAVRRAHINTDRTYKTTMSNKEQLIVQFRAEGCNWRMRAAFMHDSGYWRINVNREEHKCMVDQPLQDHKKLSARMIAQLVKPLVIDTPEIPIKTIIPLINNEHNHIVGYKKAWRGKQITIEEVYGSWATTYQALPMFLAAIMKTNPGTIAEIDAVPHTKERGTSVCKRIFWSLKAMMDGWQHARPVISIDGTFLKGRYRGKLLIAMGVDSNNHPFPLCYGLVDEETYENWSWFLQRLRRHVCRQRTDVCIISDRAASIISALRDPQNGFAEPLGIHIFCLLHVRSNFCSHHPGGELKKLMWKAGRTTQVSKHDAYMSRIGEISPTALQYLATISVERWTLSHDSGVCYGQTTTNMLEGFNCNIRRARFLPVTAMMEYIFYKVVTIVDKHRNIVDDGLQEGQQLCARSAAMLAKIRRKATGHTIITFHRLRGIMKILTHQYTIEKGTVKGGKTQVVNLNDRTCTCGKWAIHHMLCSHAMAGCITHGLS from the exons ATGACGACGAGGAATCTTCTTCAAGATGGTGAAGGACATTCAGAGAGAAATGAAGAAATTTCCAATACATTTTCGGTACTTCGAGAAGAACATCATGTTCCAAGGGTTCCATGGTTTCGCACAGAGCAATACACTCCACCAATCATAGATAACCCTAATGATATATATGCTGATGAAGACCTCGACAAGGGGGAACTGGGTGAGGGAATGTGTTACCGTGACAAAGCAAAGCTCTTGGGAGCAGTGAGGCGTGCACATATTAACACTGATCGTACATATAAAACTACAATGAGTAACAAAGAACAGCTCATTGTACAGTTTCGGGCTGAGGGGTGTAACTGGAGGATGAGGGCTGCTTTCATGCATGATTCTGGGTACTGGCGGATTAATGTTAATAGAGAGGAACACAAATGCATGGTCGATCAGCCGTTACAAGATCACAAGAAGTTATCTGCAAGGATGATTGCGCAGCTTGTAAAACCACTT GTAATAGATACACCAGAAATTCCCATTAAAACCATTATCCCGCTGATCAACAACGAGCACAACCACATAGTGGGGTACAAAAAAGCGTGGAGAGGGAAGCAAATAACAATTGAGGAAGTGTATGGCAGTTGGGCTACAACATACCAAGCTCTACCCATGTTCCTCGCAGCCATTATGAAGACAAATCCCGGAACCATTGCTGAGATCGATGCTGTCCCTCATACTAAGGAGCGGGGCACGTCCGTCTGCAAGCGGATTTTTTGGTCTTTAAAGGCAATGATGGACGGCTGGCAACATGCACGTCCTGTGATTTCAATAGATGGGACATTCTTGAAAGGAAGATATAGGGGCAAACTACTTATTGCTATGGGTGTTGATTCGAACAACCACCCGTTCCCTCTCTGTTATGGCTTGGTTGATGAGGAGACGTACGAGAACTGGTCTTGGTTTTTGCAACGACTTCGAAGACATGTCTGTCGGCAACGGACCGATGTTTGCATCATTTCTGATCGTGCTGCCAGCATTATCTCCGCCTTACGAGATCCTCAAAACGGTTTTGCTGAGCCACTCGGCATCCATATATTCTGTCTcctccatgtaagaagtaattttTGTAGTCATCACCCAGGTGGTGAACTAAAAAAATTAATGTGGAAAGCTGGAAGAACCACACAAGTCTCAAAGCACGACGCATATATGTCAAGGATTGGTGAAATTTCCCCCACAGCCCTACAATATCTTGCTACAATATCCGTGGAGAGGTGGACACTTTCCCACGATAGTGGTGTTTGCTACGGTCAAACAACCACAAACATGCTTGAGGGCTTCAACTGCAACATAAGGAGGGCTCGTTTTCTTCCAGTAACAGCAATGATGGAGTACATCTTCTACAAGGTGGTCACAATTGTAGATAAACATCGAAACATAGTGGATGATGGTCTACAAGAGGGGCAACAATTATGTGCACGTTCCGCCGCTATGTTAGCTAAAATTCGGAGAAAAGCAACAGGACATACAATTATTACTTTCCATCGTCTCCGCGGGATTATGAAAATACTAACACATCAGTACACAATTGAAAAGGGCACGGTAAAGGGCGGTAAAACCCAGGTTGTCAACCTCAATGACCGTACGTGCACCTGTGGAAAATGGGCGATCCATCACATGTTGTGCTCCCATGCAATGGCAGGTTGTATAACACATGGATTGAGTTAG